The following DNA comes from Streptococcus canis.
CCATAACATTTTGGATAATCGGTCGTAACAAGGGATAGTGAGTACACCCTAGTACTAAAGTATCTACCTTCCCAACTAAAGGAGCCAAGCTTTTGTAAACCACTTTTTTAGCCACACTAGAATGAATTTCATTTGACTCAACAATAGGTGCAAATTTAGGACAGGCTAAGCTTGTGACTGTCACAGATGGTGCTAATAATTGGATTTTTTGACGGTAAATGTCAGATGTTATGGTCATAGGAGTACCGATAACCCCAACCTGACCTTTTGTCGTTGACTTAATAGCTGCGCTTGCCCCCGGCAGAACAACGCCTAAAACAGGAATATCTAGAACTGCTTTTACCTCTTCCCAAGCTACTGCTGTTGCGGTATTACATGCAAAAACAATCATTTTGACCTGTTTGGTCAATAAAAAATTGACCAATTCCCATGTGTATTCTCTGATTTGCTCAGCTGGCCTTGGTCCGTAAGGAGCCCTTGCTGAATCACCGATATAGACAATTTTCTCATGTGGTAGCTGCCGCATCAATTCCCGAACCACGGTCAAGCCGCCCACACCAGAATCTAAAAAACCAATTGGTCTTGTATCCATCACCATTACTTCCTTACTGACAATATGAAAAACTCAGTTGGTAATAGCCAACTGAGTTCTTTTTTAAACCCTGAACAGTTGACAAATCTAACTGATAAGATAAGTTCTACTGAACATTGAAAATCAAAGACTGTTCACTCTTAAACGATACTAACAAGGTTCCTTATAGCAATTGTTCCTTATTTTTTACCTTTGGCAATGGCTGCTTTTGATTGTTTGACAATATTACGGTAAGTCTGTTGGATTTTTGCTTCACTTGGTTTTTGCCCCATCTGGCTCATCATTTCACGGATAGCCTCTGGTGTTAAACGTGGGTGTTCACCAATTTCTTTTTCAATTTGTTTACGGGCAATAAAAATTCCACCCAAAACACCTAATCCAAGGGCAACAATAAGTAATAAAATCCAAATAGTTGTTGACATATTTATCTAAATTCTCCTAGTTTTTAATCCTTTATAGTATATCAAAAAAAGGAAGAGTTTA
Coding sequences within:
- the racE gene encoding glutamate racemase, which encodes MDTRPIGFLDSGVGGLTVVRELMRQLPHEKIVYIGDSARAPYGPRPAEQIREYTWELVNFLLTKQVKMIVFACNTATAVAWEEVKAVLDIPVLGVVLPGASAAIKSTTKGQVGVIGTPMTITSDIYRQKIQLLAPSVTVTSLACPKFAPIVESNEIHSSVAKKVVYKSLAPLVGKVDTLVLGCTHYPLLRPIIQNVMGPSVKLIDSGAECVRDISVLLNYFEINGSRCQEKVKHHFYTTASPETFQAIASVWLNQKINVEHITL
- a CDS encoding YneF family protein; amino-acid sequence: MSTTIWILLLIVALGLGVLGGIFIARKQIEKEIGEHPRLTPEAIREMMSQMGQKPSEAKIQQTYRNIVKQSKAAIAKGKK